A stretch of Astyanax mexicanus isolate ESR-SI-001 chromosome 21, AstMex3_surface, whole genome shotgun sequence DNA encodes these proteins:
- the LOC125785603 gene encoding uncharacterized protein LOC125785603 — MYSYTVFTVLHSLYCRTERLSTRGGRGRLLSPEQETEIMNMVLENNGITLRQIQRKIIENNEIFQNIDRVSLSTLDRVLHRNKLRMKQVYRVPFERNSERVKELRYNYVQRVLELEVDAVEHQFIFIDEVGFNLTKRRRRGRNIIGQRAIVEVPGQRGGNITMCAAMTHHGIIHHHATLGPYNTAHLITFLDTLHNTLIPPDQIDGPEQLRYVVIWDNVKLPPGCSGS, encoded by the exons ATGTATTcctacacagtatttacagtattgcaCTCTTTGTATTGCAGAACTGAAAGATTATCAACAAGAGGTGGACGGGGCCGTCTTCTGTCTCCTGAACAGGAAACAGAGATCATGAACATGGTTCTTGAAAATAACGGCATTACCTTAcggcaaatacaaagaaaaataatagaaaacaatgagatatttcaaaatattgataGGGTAAGTTTATCAACGCTGGACCGTGTCTTGCACAGAAATAAACTGAGGATGAAGCAGGTCTACAGGGTGCCATTTGAGCGCAATTCAGAAAGAGTCAAAGAATTGCGATATAACTATGTGCAA AGAGTCCTTGAGCTGGAGGTGGATGCAGTGGAGCACCAGTTCATCTTCATTGATGAGGTTGGATTCAACCTCACAAAAAGACGAAGGAGGGGAAGGAATATAATCGGCCAGCGTGCCATTGTTGAAGTCCCTGGCCAGCGCGGAGGGAACATCACAATGTGTGCAGCGATGACCCACCATGGCATCATCCATCACCATGCTACCCTTGGCCCCTACAACACTGCCCATCTGATCACATTCCTGGACACCctacacaacacactcattccACCAGATCAGATAGACGGCCCAGAGCAGCTCAGGTACGTTGTCATTTGGGACAACGTAAAGCTTCCACCGGGCTGCTCTGGTTCATAA